Genomic window (Prevotella melaninogenica ATCC 25845):
CATTCTATTTCTGTGTGGATGACATTGCCAAAGTTAGGGTCGGGAACGGTAAAGGCACGTGCAGCAATAATCATAGGGTGGGAGAGAAGTACCTGTTCGATGTGTTCGGGCTGAACGTTCTCACCTCCACAGACCACCATTCGGTCGGCTCTCCCATGATGAAAGAAGTAACCTTCGCTATTCTGTGAGACTAAATCGCCTGTGTTTTGCCATTGATTTCGTAGTCCTCGCATTGCCCAACGAGAACGAACCCAAAGTGTTCCTATCCCTTGACGATTACAGTCTTTTACCTTACAGTCGACTCCTCGAATAGGTTTCCCTAAGGTAGTCTCTTTGAAAGAAGCTAATTCTTTGGGATTAGCAAGCATAAAGAATCCTGCTTCAGACGTACCATATAGGTTAAAGATTAACTCTCCTATTTCTTTATGGGTCGTGTCGATGAGGCTTTTAGGAAGTTTATCACCACCGCTTATAAGACAACGTAGACTCTTCATCTTCTCCTTTGCATTTTCAATCTGCCAAAAACGAGCGAGCATAGCAGGAACAATCGGCATGACTTCAATCTTTTCTTGCTGGATAATAGCTAAAGTCTGGAGCGCATCAAAGCGTTTTTGCAGACATATCTTCTTACCCATAAGCAAGGAGATGATAAGCGTTGAAAGTCCAAAACCATGGTAGAAGGGCAGGGATATCAGCACACGCTCATATTGATAGATTCTAATGTCACGCAGTAAGGCAAACAATGGAGCGAGAAAAGAGGTGACAGAAGGACGGCGGGCAATACTCTTAAAGTTGCCACTTGCTCCTCCAGAGTGAATGACGATTTCGCTTCCTCGCCAGATTTTAGGGAGTTTTCTTTTCTTTGTTAGAGAAGTCTTATGTAAAAGGATGTCATTAAGCCTCTCTGTTGTAACAGCTATGCAGGGAAGTTCCGTAGGTATCTGTTTGAGGTCTGAATCATATATAATAAGGTGGTAATGGTGCTTCTGCAAATCAGCTGTTATCTGTTCTGTTCCCAAGTCGGTGCTTAATAAGGTAGTGCGAATGCCCAATCGTGAAAGTGCATGCAGTAGGAGAGTCAAAATAAGACTGTTACGTCCAAGCAAAGCCACACTCATTTCAGGTTGGAGGTGATATTCCGTGTGAAGAATCTCAGCGAGTTGATGCGTACGGATATAGAGTTCTTGATAGCATAGAGATTGCTTCTCGTCAGTGATAGCACAACGATGCGGATAGAAATGAGCCGCAAAACGGAGCAACGCCATTAGGCTGATGCCTTCATAGATGAGGCTTTTAGCCCACACAAATATGCCCTTTGGTGAGATTATGTGTAAGCGATAGAGGATAGAAAGGATAGCTTCATTCTTTCTTCTCATGGCAATCGCTTATAATATAGGTGAATAATCGGAGCAAAGAGATAGGCTATTGGGGCTGAAAACTTTGCCCACCAAGGTTTATAAGTCCTGACCTTCCGTATAGCAAGTTTCAATAGAATATTGGCTGCATCAGCTGGTGTGTATGCAGGTAAGTGCTTGTATTGTTCGTTGACATCCGACATCGCAGTGTGAACCAAGGGTAAATAAGCTATCTGCACGTGAACACCTAACAGTGCAAACTCGCTGTCTGCCGTTTCGCACCATGTGTTTGCTGCACTTTTTGAGGCATGATAAGCCGACCAGCCCGGTGCCATTGGGTAGAGCGTACTCACTGATGAAGAATAGATGATATGCCCTTTGCTTGCCTTCAAGGCAGGTAAGATAGCCAGTGACAACGCAACCAAGGAACGATAGTTGAGGTCCAACGTACGGTCATAGTCGTGTAGGCGGTCCTGCGCATCATTGATCTTGCGATGGATAGATTTACCCGCATTGCAAAAGAAGTAATCCAACTGCGGTGGTGTTTCCCTTAGTTTTTGGCAAAGCTGCTTCAGTTTTTCCCTGTCTCTTAGGTCTATTGCGCAGTAGTCTGCACTGCTACCCATTTGCTTAGCTTTGGCACATAAGAGGCGTAAGTCCGCTTCACTTCGAGCAATGAGAAAGACATTTGCACCTGCACTAATTAGTTTTTCGGTTAATGCTCTCCCTATTCCATGCGATGCACCCGTCACAAGTACCCACTTCCCAGAGAAGTGTT
Coding sequences:
- a CDS encoding class I adenylate-forming enzyme family protein: MRRKNEAILSILYRLHIISPKGIFVWAKSLIYEGISLMALLRFAAHFYPHRCAITDEKQSLCYQELYIRTHQLAEILHTEYHLQPEMSVALLGRNSLILTLLLHALSRLGIRTTLLSTDLGTEQITADLQKHHYHLIIYDSDLKQIPTELPCIAVTTERLNDILLHKTSLTKKRKLPKIWRGSEIVIHSGGASGNFKSIARRPSVTSFLAPLFALLRDIRIYQYERVLISLPFYHGFGLSTLIISLLMGKKICLQKRFDALQTLAIIQQEKIEVMPIVPAMLARFWQIENAKEKMKSLRCLISGGDKLPKSLIDTTHKEIGELIFNLYGTSEAGFFMLANPKELASFKETTLGKPIRGVDCKVKDCNRQGIGTLWVRSRWAMRGLRNQWQNTGDLVSQNSEGYFFHHGRADRMVVCGGENVQPEHIEQVLLSHPMIIAARAFTVPDPNFGNVIHTEIECTPKATLTEATLLNWLRPQLSRAEMPHSIRFKTIEMLSTGKQKLY
- a CDS encoding SDR family NAD(P)-dependent oxidoreductase; translated protein: MMTSLRKKIIAIGGALAYPTISLSPDITREHFSGKWVLVTGASHGIGRALTEKLISAGANVFLIARSEADLRLLCAKAKQMGSSADYCAIDLRDREKLKQLCQKLRETPPQLDYFFCNAGKSIHRKINDAQDRLHDYDRTLDLNYRSLVALSLAILPALKASKGHIIYSSSVSTLYPMAPGWSAYHASKSAANTWCETADSEFALLGVHVQIAYLPLVHTAMSDVNEQYKHLPAYTPADAANILLKLAIRKVRTYKPWWAKFSAPIAYLFAPIIHLYYKRLP